The stretch of DNA GGTTAGTAGCAAGAAACTCGCGAATCTTATCAACCTTAGATTTTTCTAACAAGCGTTGATAAAAGCCACTTTGTCCTTCCCAGCTTTCTTTTCTGAATACATATGCACACCTCATTAATTCCTCTGCTTTCATAGCAAAAGTTACAACCTGCATACCATCTGGAAAGCCTGAACTGTACTCTGGCAAAATAATCGCAGTTTCAATATTAGCATTAAAGCTTGTACTTCCACTTTCACCACCAATATCCGTTAAATCAATACCTAAAAACTTATATAGTTCATATTTAGCTGTACGTTTAATAATGGAACTAATTCTAGAAAAATACTTCAAATTTCTACTATCTATAAATTTGAATTTTGCAAAAGTCTGTCTAAGAGTTGAGTCTACGTTTCCTGCTGATATATATATATAAAAGTGTTTATACTGATATGGTTTGTAATCGTAAAATTTATCAAATTTATCTGGACCTTCGCTTTTGAGCCATGCGACTGCTTCAGCAAAATGTTCAGTAACTTTTTCGTAAAAAAAGTATTTAGTTTTCAAATGATTACTATCATTCGTTGTGATGGTTTCTTCGACAAACAATAAAATATTTTCAAATAAAAAAACGCTATCAAACTCTCCTTTTTGTCCACCAAAAACTTTATGCTTGCCATCAGTTCTGACATATTCAAATCCCATAGATTTGAATATGTTCATGATTGATTTATGCAAAAGTTTCCGCTTGCTTTTCTTCAAACGCTCATCTGTTGATAACTTTGCAGACTTCTTCTTGATTTTTTTGGCTTTATTTAACATGACTACTCCAGAACTTTTAGCTCAATATCAGAGTAAATAAAATTGTACATTTCCTCCCTTTTGCCTATGTTAGGAAATTTACATGGCGAAGTATATGCATAAAATCGATTATATCGATACTTATAAAGTCTGATATCCATGAATTTCTCATAAAAAGGAATTTCCTTTTCTATGTGTAATATAGGTTTCACTTTCGCTTGTTGAATCAGAAACTTTAATGCTTTATCTTCAAGATCGATTTTTGGAGTCACACCATTCTCCATGACGTAGATTTCCACAATATTATTTTCTGTTAAATTGTCTTTTGTTACATATAAAAATTGATGATTGTTACTTTTATTGACATGTTGACACACAGCAGAGGCCACTTTCATTTTACGTAGCTTGTTATTAAGAATTGCATAATTTTCTAAACCAACAGAATGCTTTTCTTTAACCTTTTGACGATCGGTCCAGTGTTTTTTAGCTCCTAACAAAACTTGTTCCTCAAATGTCTTTTTGTATTGAGCGTTAATATCTATTCCGAAAGAGAAACGGCTCATCACACTGGCAATAGCTAAAACTGTCCCTGAACCAGCAAACGGGTCAAAAACCACATCACCTTCATTGCTAGCAATAGAAATTATTTTTTCAACCAGTGGAAACGGAAAAGGACATAGATGCTTTTGTACGTTGTTCCCCCACCCCCTCATTGGTGTAATAAATGACCATATATTAGAGGGAGCTTTGCCATTGGGGTTGTAACGTTCTGGATATGTTTTCCACCATTTTTTTAGATCATTTATTTCACGTACTTCGTCAAAATTGAAAGTAAAATTTTCTCCCTTCGCGAAGAAAATAATATACTCAAACTCATTTTTGAAAGACCCTTTGCCATTCCAAGGCATGCTCTTTTCTTTATCCCATATAACTATCTCTTTCAACTTCCAGCTGTGATCAGTATTTTCTTTGATTTCGTTAATTAAATCAAAAGGTAAGAGCTTGAGTTCGCCATTCCTTCTAAATGTATCAACCACAAGCCACAAAGTCGCATTCTCATTAGCTAAGTCGTAACAACTTTGTAGAACTCCGACCACATCACTTATATAATCGTTGTATTTTTGCTTGAAGCCTATTTGAGAATAGTGATTATCATAGTTCAAAACGTCAAAATAAGGCGGTGAAGTAATAATCAGATCGGGTCGCTTAAGTTGGTTTTCGATGAAAATTTCTTGTAGTCTTCTTGAATCATCAACAATATACTGCGGAGTCAACATTTTGATTATCAGCAATTAACAGATAAAAACTCTTCACTAACTTATCCAAACACAAATATAGCCTAAAATAACCTAAAACATTAATTTTAAGCCTACATATCAGCAGTCTAAGAAAGTATTCATCCATATCTTGGATAGGTATTGACACAAAAGTATTACCTCCATCAATACTCATTACTACTTCTCAAACACAAACAAATCATTAAACGCCCACTGCCCGTTTTTCAACTCTCCACGTTGAATGACGAGTTGGTTGGGTTTGCGCCGTTCGTAGATGATGCGGATGTTGCCGTCTTCTCGCTCGAACAGGGCGCGGTCTTGTCCCGCACTGATAAAGCGGTAGCGGTCGGCTTTGTCTTTTTCTTCTACTCCAATCAGGCCGGGTTTGAAGTGCTTCACCATCGCCACGGGGCCGGTATCGGTCTGCTCGAAAACAAACAGCTCGTAGAGCGTGGCTTTGTTGTCTTTCATCATGCGGATGTAGCCTATGATGTTGTCACCTGCCGGGGCCGTCCACGACGCTTCGATGGGGCCGCCGTTAAAGGCACCGAGCCAATGACCTTCGAGCATCGCTACATCGGCGAGGGAGCCGGAGCGGGCGGGTGCAGTCTGGGCAAAGGCAACTTCCATAGTCAGCACTGCCAGAACGGATAGAGCGGTATTAAGAAAGAGTAAGGAACGTAGACGCATACACGAAGAGGGTTAAATCTGTATTACCCTATAAACGCACAACTGCGCTGATCGTACTCGTTTCGTCGGCCAGCTTACGAAAATTTGATAGTAATACTTACAAAACAAACAATACGTTTGAAATCTAAGTATTTATACTTTATATTGCTCAACATAGGCATTGCCTAATATTACTTAAGCACCGTGTTTCAATAAGTACAATTATATAGTCAATAAACTCAATTCATGCCCCTCTCGCCTATGAAACAAGCCTTACTTGCTCTTTTCCTGTTTATCTGCGTTGCCGGATACGCACAACGAATTCGGATCGATACCGAAGCCGGGCCGATTGTACTGGAACTTTACCCCGCCAAAGCCCCCGGCACAGTTGCTAATTTTCTGCGCTACGTAGATGATAAACGTTACGACGGAGCCACCTTCTACCGGGTCGTGCGGATGGACAATCAGGCCACCAGCCCGGTAAAAATCGAAGTGATTCAGGGCGGTTTACGCGCCGATTCAACGCGCATGTTTCCGCCCATCGCGCAGGAAACTACGCAGAAAACCGGCCTGAAACACCTCGATGGTACGCTCTCGATGGCGCGGGGCAAACCCGACAGTGGTGCGTCCGAATTTTTTATCTGCATCAACGCCCAGCCCGAACTCGACTTCGGCGGCAAACGCAACCCCGACGGACAGGGATTTGCCGCCTTCGGTCAGGTCATCGAAGGTATGGACGTGGTGCGCCGGATTCAGCAGGGCGAAACTGGTCAGGACGGTCCCACCAATGCCTATTCAAATCCCATGCAATTACTCAAAAAGCCGGTTGTGATACGCAGCGTCCGGCGCATGTAATTTTTACTACCAACTCACCCACATGAAACACCCACTACTACTCTTCTTGATCGGCTTGTTTATTCAGGCCAATGCCCAGACACGTACCATTTCGGGCCGTGTTACCTCACCCGAAAACGAAGCCCTGCCAGGCGTCAACGTGGTCATCAAGGGGGCCACAACTGGCACCGTCACCAAAGCCGATGGCACGTATCAACTGACTGTACCGGCCTCGGCCAAAACGCTCGTATTCTCGTTTATCGGCTATAAAACCGCCGACGTTGCCATTGACGGACGCAGTTCGCTCGACGTGAAATTAGTGGCCGACCTAACCAACCTGAACGAAGTAGTTGTGACGGCCAACGCCATTGTGCGGGAGAAAAAGGAACTCGGCTACGCTGTTTCGACAGTGGGCGGCTCCGAACTCGTGAAAGCCCGCGACCCGAACGTACTCAACTCGCTGGCGGGGCGCGTGGCCGGGGTGCGTATCTCGCAGCAGTCGGGTACGCCGGGCGGCTCGACAAGGGTCATGATTCGCGGGGCCAACTCGCTGTCGAGTTCGAGCGAACCGCTGTTTGTGGTCGATGGGATACCGATTTCCAACTCGTCGTTCAACGGCTCCGAAACCGACATCGTGACGGGGGGCGTTGACGTGGGCAACCGCGCTGGCGACCTCAACCCCGACGATATCGAGAGCATGAACGTATTGAAAGGCGCGGCTGCGTCGGCACTGTATGGCTCCCGCGCCCGCAACGGCGTTATTGTGATTACGACCAAACGCGGCAAACCGGGAGCGAAGAAGATGAACGTGACCGTCAACTCGTCGTACCGGACCGACAACGTGCTGCGTGTACCAGACCTGCAAACCCAGTTTGCACAGGGCAATCTCGGCGTTTATAACCCGCAATTGGGCAACGGCTGGGGACCGGCGGTATCGAGCATTACGGGGCCGGTACTCGACTACAAGGGCGAAACCGTACAACGGTTGAACGTGTATCCGCAAAACTGGCGCAACTTCTTCGTGACGGGTCACACACTTATCAACAGCGCGTCTATCGACGGTGCCAGCGAACAGGGCGACTATCGGATGGGCTATACCAACCTGCGGCAAACGGGCGTAGTACCGGGGTCAGAACTGGGCCGGAACACGTTTGCGATCAATGCCGGGCGCAAAATTACCGACCGGCTGACCTCGCGGGCGTGGCTCAACTACGTGCGTACTACCAGCGACGGACGCCCACAGCAAGGCTCGAATACAACCAACATCATTTCAACGATTCTGTCGGGATTGCCCATCACGGTCGATATCAACGAACTGCGTGACAACCTCTTTGCCCCGCCAACACAGGCCGTTCCTACCGGCTGGACGGGCGATCTGGCCCGATCTATCGACCTCAATGGTGTGCAGAACAACCCGTATTTCGTTACGACGTTTAACCGGTTCAGCAACTCGGTCGACCGGATGTATGGCGGCACCAGCCTGAGCTACGACGTGGCTCCGTGGTTCAACGTAACGGCGCGGGCCGGTACAGACTTCTTTACCGAAACGCGCCGGTCGGTGTCGCGCCGGGGTACGCGCGGGCGGCTCAATGGGCAGTTCGACACCAACGAAATTTACGAGCGCGAACTGCAAACCGACCTTATCGGCACCGTGACGCGGCAAATCACGCCGAACTGGACGTTCAAAGGCATTGTAGGCCACCAGTTTAACCAGCGCACCATTCGACGGTCGAGGGTGCAGTCGGAAGGGTTGAACATCGATCAGTTGTACACCTTTGCCAACGCACAGTCGAACGTAGCGTCGAACTTCTACAGCCGTCGCGAAATCTTCGGCGTTTATGGCGATTTCAGCTTCGACTACCGCAACTTCCTGTTTCTGAACGTAACGGGCCGTAACGACTGGAGCAGTACGTTGCCAGTGAATAACAACTCGTATTTCTACCCGTCGGCCAGTGTGTCGTTTGTGCTGAGTGAAGCGTTTCCAAACCTCGGCATCGTGAAAAACGATATTCTGAGCTACGCCAAACTGCGGGCCAACTACGCCAACGTGGGTTCGGACGAGGACCCATACCAGCTCGCGTTTACGTACAACCCGCTCACGCAGGCCAACGACATTTATACGTTCAACATTCTGTATCCCATTGGCGGGGCATCGGCCTTTGGGGCTACCAACGTGCTGCCGCCAACCAACCTCCGTCCGCAACAGCAGACCTCGTATGAGTTTGGTACGGAGTTGAAATTTTTCGGCGGTCGCGTCGGCCTCGATCTGACGTATTACCGGAATCTGAACTACGACCAGATTATTTCGATTGCCGTTCCGCAATCGACTGGCTACTCGGCCCGGCGGCTCAACGTGGGCGAAATTTCCAATACGGGCGTCGAAGCCATGCTGACCGTTACGCCCCTGCAAACGCGGTC from Spirosoma montaniterrae encodes:
- a CDS encoding peptidylprolyl isomerase, encoding MKQALLALFLFICVAGYAQRIRIDTEAGPIVLELYPAKAPGTVANFLRYVDDKRYDGATFYRVVRMDNQATSPVKIEVIQGGLRADSTRMFPPIAQETTQKTGLKHLDGTLSMARGKPDSGASEFFICINAQPELDFGGKRNPDGQGFAAFGQVIEGMDVVRRIQQGETGQDGPTNAYSNPMQLLKKPVVIRSVRRM
- a CDS encoding DUF6265 family protein, producing the protein MRLRSLLFLNTALSVLAVLTMEVAFAQTAPARSGSLADVAMLEGHWLGAFNGGPIEASWTAPAGDNIIGYIRMMKDNKATLYELFVFEQTDTGPVAMVKHFKPGLIGVEEKDKADRYRFISAGQDRALFEREDGNIRIIYERRKPNQLVIQRGELKNGQWAFNDLFVFEK
- a CDS encoding DNA-methyltransferase, producing the protein MLTPQYIVDDSRRLQEIFIENQLKRPDLIITSPPYFDVLNYDNHYSQIGFKQKYNDYISDVVGVLQSCYDLANENATLWLVVDTFRRNGELKLLPFDLINEIKENTDHSWKLKEIVIWDKEKSMPWNGKGSFKNEFEYIIFFAKGENFTFNFDEVREINDLKKWWKTYPERYNPNGKAPSNIWSFITPMRGWGNNVQKHLCPFPFPLVEKIISIASNEGDVVFDPFAGSGTVLAIASVMSRFSFGIDINAQYKKTFEEQVLLGAKKHWTDRQKVKEKHSVGLENYAILNNKLRKMKVASAVCQHVNKSNNHQFLYVTKDNLTENNIVEIYVMENGVTPKIDLEDKALKFLIQQAKVKPILHIEKEIPFYEKFMDIRLYKYRYNRFYAYTSPCKFPNIGKREEMYNFIYSDIELKVLE
- a CDS encoding SusC/RagA family TonB-linked outer membrane protein, yielding MKHPLLLFLIGLFIQANAQTRTISGRVTSPENEALPGVNVVIKGATTGTVTKADGTYQLTVPASAKTLVFSFIGYKTADVAIDGRSSLDVKLVADLTNLNEVVVTANAIVREKKELGYAVSTVGGSELVKARDPNVLNSLAGRVAGVRISQQSGTPGGSTRVMIRGANSLSSSSEPLFVVDGIPISNSSFNGSETDIVTGGVDVGNRAGDLNPDDIESMNVLKGAAASALYGSRARNGVIVITTKRGKPGAKKMNVTVNSSYRTDNVLRVPDLQTQFAQGNLGVYNPQLGNGWGPAVSSITGPVLDYKGETVQRLNVYPQNWRNFFVTGHTLINSASIDGASEQGDYRMGYTNLRQTGVVPGSELGRNTFAINAGRKITDRLTSRAWLNYVRTTSDGRPQQGSNTTNIISTILSGLPITVDINELRDNLFAPPTQAVPTGWTGDLARSIDLNGVQNNPYFVTTFNRFSNSVDRMYGGTSLSYDVAPWFNVTARAGTDFFTETRRSVSRRGTRGRLNGQFDTNEIYERELQTDLIGTVTRQITPNWTFKGIVGHQFNQRTIRRSRVQSEGLNIDQLYTFANAQSNVASNFYSRREIFGVYGDFSFDYRNFLFLNVTGRNDWSSTLPVNNNSYFYPSASVSFVLSEAFPNLGIVKNDILSYAKLRANYANVGSDEDPYQLAFTYNPLTQANDIYTFNILYPIGGASAFGATNVLPPTNLRPQQQTSYEFGTELKFFGGRVGLDLTYYRNLNYDQIISIAVPQSTGYSARRLNVGEISNTGVEAMLTVTPLQTRSGFRWDAAVNFNRNRNRVESLAPGLTEFVTTSGDGFGIFVVARPGETFNIQGVGWLRDPQGNIVINPTTGLRTPGPRKLLGNIYPDWTMGINNSFSYKGIDFSFLIDMRKGGVINSQTVGIVRGSGLAAETAVNNRTPFIDPGVIRNTDGTFRPNDRPVASVQQYWSQLDNSVSPENNTFDGSYTKLREVRLAYSLPRALVNRTPFGNIAVGLEGRNLWIIHSNVPHIDPEANVLGTGLIGEGLERGSIPSSRSVGANLRFTF